The proteins below are encoded in one region of Apium graveolens cultivar Ventura chromosome 4, ASM990537v1, whole genome shotgun sequence:
- the LOC141721169 gene encoding putative clathrin assembly protein At5g35200 isoform X1 encodes MLKGGKRSSLRKALGALKDTTIVGLAILANVHSGYMELDIYIVKATNHVELPSKEKHIRGKWIFHSERLGKTLTPNVCARREC; translated from the exons GTAAACGGAGTAGTCTCAGGAAAGCTCTGGGGGCTCTTAAGGATACAACTATTGTTGGTTTAGCTATTTTGGCTAATGTGCATAGCGGTTACATG GAATTGGACATCTACATTGTCAAGGCAACCAATCATGTGGAGCTCCCTTCAAAAGAGAAACATATTAGAG GAAAGTGGATCTTCCATAGTGAAAGATTAGGCAAAACATTGACCCCTAAT GTATGCGCTAGACGTGAATGTTGA